Proteins co-encoded in one Papaver somniferum cultivar HN1 chromosome 5, ASM357369v1, whole genome shotgun sequence genomic window:
- the LOC113282005 gene encoding uncharacterized protein LOC113282005 isoform X2, producing the protein MVLAMEQWSSSLERRHDEPEFNLREWALKARNISRTNTSSRRFSAPNITSFRELETKSFRSNTTITSTASSPGYTLTDEIDPSTYSFTSALKALQAKTGYGWEWLSPEGISLSSKWNEAEKYICNPFSGEFPAECLSAKTLRRRSMSSSTSKFTMSAPLDYSFRPPLSRSKSNRTQDHKEIDSQSTIQEKKAESLKKDLESIIPTNHNSSNSNGASSPAPSSTNPPVEEKRLIMQDEVEGREEPTISTIEPKFDDDQFNSHGCVCKWVILYLTKLQYEAG; encoded by the exons ATGGTTCTTGCCATGGAACAATGGTCTTCGAGTCTGGAACGACGACATGACGAACCCGAATTCAACTTGAGAGAATGGGCACTCAAGGCAAGAAATATTAGCAGAACAAATACAAGTTCCAGAAGATTTTCAGCTCCAAACATTACAAGTTTTAGAGAATTGGAAACGAAATCATTTAGATCAAACACTACAATAACTAGCACTGCTTCTTCTCCTGGTTACACCTTAACAG ATGAAATTGACCCATCCACTTATTCTTTCACAAGTGCTCTAAAAG CTTTACAGGCCAAAACAGGATACGGATGGGAATGGTTATCACCTGAAGGGATTTCTTTAAGTTCCAAGTGGAATGAAGCCGAGAAATATATTTGCAATCCGTTTTCTGGTGAATTTCCAGCAGAATGCTTGTCAGCAAAAACACTAAGGAGAAGGTCCATGTCGAGTTCAACAAGCAAATTTACAATGTCAGCACCTCTTGATTACTCTTTTCGTCCTCCACTTTCTCGGTCGAAATCTAATAGGACACAAGACCATAAAGAAATTGATTCTCAATCTACAATTCAAG AGAAGAAGGCAGAAAGTTTGAAGAAGGATTTGGAAAGTATAATTCCAACTAATCATAACTCAAGCAACTCCAACGGCGCATCTTCACCCGCTCCTTCGTCGACAAATCCTCCAGTCGAAGAAAAAAGACTGATAATGCAAGATGAAGTTGAAGGCAGAGAAGAACCCACCATCTCGACCATAGAACCAAAGTTTGATGATGACCAG TTCAACAGTCATGGATGCGTCTGCAAATGGGTCATTTTGTACCTAACAAAGCTGCAATATGAAGCTGGATAG
- the LOC113282005 gene encoding uncharacterized protein LOC113282005 isoform X1: MVLAMEQWSSSLERRHDEPEFNLREWALKARNISRTNTSSRRFSAPNITSFRELETKSFRSNTTITSTASSPGYTLTDEIDPSTYSFTSALKALQAKTGYGWEWLSPEGISLSSKWNEAEKYICNPFSGEFPAECLSAKTLRRRSMSSSTSKFTMSAPLDYSFRPPLSRSKSNRTQDHKEIDSQSTIQEKKAESLKKDLESIIPTNHNSSNSNGASSPAPSSTNPPVEEKRLIMQDEVEGREEPTISTIEPKFDDDQNEGNEKRSIEKEEKRKERVTIYRCYSWKASCLPWKKWKTKRSKKIGKTV; the protein is encoded by the exons ATGGTTCTTGCCATGGAACAATGGTCTTCGAGTCTGGAACGACGACATGACGAACCCGAATTCAACTTGAGAGAATGGGCACTCAAGGCAAGAAATATTAGCAGAACAAATACAAGTTCCAGAAGATTTTCAGCTCCAAACATTACAAGTTTTAGAGAATTGGAAACGAAATCATTTAGATCAAACACTACAATAACTAGCACTGCTTCTTCTCCTGGTTACACCTTAACAG ATGAAATTGACCCATCCACTTATTCTTTCACAAGTGCTCTAAAAG CTTTACAGGCCAAAACAGGATACGGATGGGAATGGTTATCACCTGAAGGGATTTCTTTAAGTTCCAAGTGGAATGAAGCCGAGAAATATATTTGCAATCCGTTTTCTGGTGAATTTCCAGCAGAATGCTTGTCAGCAAAAACACTAAGGAGAAGGTCCATGTCGAGTTCAACAAGCAAATTTACAATGTCAGCACCTCTTGATTACTCTTTTCGTCCTCCACTTTCTCGGTCGAAATCTAATAGGACACAAGACCATAAAGAAATTGATTCTCAATCTACAATTCAAG AGAAGAAGGCAGAAAGTTTGAAGAAGGATTTGGAAAGTATAATTCCAACTAATCATAACTCAAGCAACTCCAACGGCGCATCTTCACCCGCTCCTTCGTCGACAAATCCTCCAGTCGAAGAAAAAAGACTGATAATGCAAGATGAAGTTGAAGGCAGAGAAGAACCCACCATCTCGACCATAGAACCAAAGTTTGATGATGACCAG AATGAAGGAAATGAGAAGAGATCAatagagaaagaagagaagaggaaAGAAAGGGTCACTATTTACAGATGTTATAGCTGGAAAGCAAGTTGTTTACCATGGAAGAAATGGAAGACAAAAAGAAGCAAGAAAATTGGCAAGACTGTCTAA